A portion of the Pseudopipra pipra isolate bDixPip1 chromosome 1, bDixPip1.hap1, whole genome shotgun sequence genome contains these proteins:
- the PPP4R1 gene encoding serine/threonine-protein phosphatase 4 regulatory subunit 1 isoform X7: MKTALLALGMCKGVSSPLKDQVNSASRQMVARSLLDTLKEVSDDERDCIAVLERISRLADDSEPTVRAELMEQVPHIAMFCQENRPSIPYAFSKYLLPIVVRYLADQNNQVRKTSQAALLVLLEQELIERYDVETKVCPVLIDLTAPDSNDDVKTEAVAIMCKMASMVGKDITERLVLPRFCEMCCDCRMFHVRKVCAANFGDICSVVGQQATEEMLLPRFFQLCSDNVWGVRKACAECFMAVSCATSQEVRRTKLSTLFINLISDPSRWVRQAAFQSLGPFISTFANPSSSGQYFKEEDGKNTEDCGSTQENSEQVRTTEDVTTEEEHNRTEDLSSHVDGDDLATKLENAMEDQNTVTNNSQRESDYQTESSFHCTLSSESCGEMADENEESSHCCTAGLQEAGLNSQETSLSEQELYNSFHFWRTPLPEIDIDFELQQTSDIKLDREIQELTMPVSPSIPMATRKELEEMIENLEPHIDDPDVKAQVEVLSAALRASSLDPQEETMASISKGTDSQTELTINDQQSFKPILGDIVPLIGDTVESMDSTLHYIHNDSDLSTNSSFSPEEERKSKVQDVVPQALLDQYLSMTDPSRAQTVDTEIAKHCAYSLPGVALTLGRQNWHCLKDTYETLASDMQWKVRRTLAFSIHELAVILGDQLTAGDLVPVFNGFLKDLDEVRIGVLKHLHDFLKLLHVDKRREYLYQLQEFLVTDNSRNWRFRAELAEQLILLLDLYSARDIYDYLRPIAFSLCADKVSSVRWISYKLVSEMVKKLYMASTSTFVVDLMNELVEKFCRCHKWSGRQTFVFICQTISEDDCLPMDQFAVHLLPHLLHLASDKVPNVRVLLAKTLKQTLLEKEYFLNSANSHQEAVEQTIMALQMDEDSDVKYFASIHPASTKIADDAMSTASSTY, translated from the exons AGCCAACAGTGCGGGCAGAGCTGATGGAACAGGTGCCTCATATTGCTATGTTCTGTCAAGAAAACAGACCTTCAATCCCCTATGCTTTTTCCAAATACTTACTACCCATTGTGGTGCGATACCTCGCAGACCAGAATAACCAG GTAAGAAAAACAAGCCAGGCAGCACTGTTAGTTCTATTGGAGCAAGAACTCATAGAGAGATACGATGTGGAGACCAAAGTGTGTCCTGTTCTGATAGATCTGACAGCTCCAGACAGCAACGACGATGTGAAGACGGAGGCTGTGGCT ATTATGTGTAAAATGGCCTCCATGGTGGGAAAGGACATCACAGAAAGACTTGTTCTTCCTCGGTTTTGCGAGATGTGCTGTGACTGCAGAATGTTTCATGTTCGTAAG GTATGTGCAGCCAATTTTGGAGACATCTGCAGTGTGGTTGGACAGCAAGCCACTGAAGAAATGCTG CTGCCGAggtttttccagctctgctctgataaTGTGTGGGGAGTTAGGAAAGCCTGTGCTGAGTGCTTCATGGCAGTTTCTTGTGCAACATCACAGGAAGTCCGGAGGACAAAATTGTCAACCctttttattaatttgattAGTGATCCTTCACGATGG GTCCGCCAAGCAGCTTTTCAGTCTCTGGGGCCTTTCATATCAACTTTTGCTAATCCATCCAGCAGTGGCCAGTACTTTAAAGAAGAAGATGGTAAAAACACAGAAGATTGTGGTTCTACACAGGAAAATAG TGAACAAGTCAGGACCACAGAAGATGTCACAACAGAGGAAGAGCACAACAGGACAGAGGATCTGTCTTCACATGTTGATGGTGATGATCTTGCAACAAAACTTGAAAATGCCATGGAAGATCAAAATACAGTGACAAATAACTCCCAGAGGGAAAGTGATTACCAGACTGAGTCATCCTTCCATTGCACTTTATCTTCAGAATCTTGTGGGGAAATGGCGGATGAGAATGAGGAAAGTTCTCATTGCTGTACAGCAGGTCTGCAGGAGGCTGGACTGAATTCACAGGAAACCTCTCTTTCAGAGCAGGAATTGTACAACTCTTTCCATTTCTGGAGGACTCCACTTCCTGAAATAGATATTGACTTTGAGCTTCAGCAGACTTCTGATATAAAACTTGATAGAGAAATACAGGAACTCACTATGCCAGTGTCTCCAAGCATTCCTATGGCAACAAGGAAGGAATTAGAAGAAATGATAGAAAATTTGGAACCCCATATAGATGATCCAGATGTTAAAG CACAAGTGGAGGTGTTGTCTGCTGCGCTCAGAGCATCCAGTTTGGATCCTCAAGAAGAGACAATGGCCAGCATCAGCAAGGGAACAGATTCACAGACTGAACTAACCATCAATGACCAACAAAGTTTTAAACCTATACTGGGTGATATTGTGCCTTTAATTGGTGATACTGTTGAG agTATGGATTCTACACTTCACTATATTCATAATGATTCAGATTTGAGCACCAACAGTAGTTTCAGccctgaagaagaaagaaaatccaaagTACAG GATGTTGTACCTCAAGCCTTGCTGGATCAGTACTTATCAATGACTGATCCATCTCGCGCACAAACAGTCGATACCGAGATTGCCAAGCACTGTGCCTACAGCCTGCCAGGGGTGGCACTGACACTGGGCAGGCAGAATTGGCACTGTCTGAAAGACACCTATGAGACACTGGCATCTGACATGCAG TGGAAGGTTCGGCGGACACTGGCATTTTCTATACATGAACTTGCTGTCATCCTTGGAGACCAGCTTACGGCTGGAGATTTAGTTCCTGTCTTCAATGGCTTTTTGAAAGACCTGGATGAAGTCAGGATAGGTGTGCTTAAGCACTTGCATGACTTTCTGAAG CTTCTTCACGTTGACAAAAGACGAGAGTATCTTTATCAACTTCAGGAATTCCTGGTGACTGATAACAGCAGGAACTGGCGTTTCCGTGCTGAGCTGGCTGA GCAGTTGATCTTGCTTCTAGACCTGTACAGTGCCAGAGACATCTATGACTACTTACGACCTATTGCTTTCAGCCTCTGTGCAGACAAAGTGTCTTCTGTCCGTTGGATTTCCTACAAGCTG GTTAGTGAGATGGTAAAAAAGCTGTACATGGCTTCAACATCAACCTTCGTGGTAGACCTCATGAATGAGCTTGTTGAAAAGTTCTGTAGATGCCACAAATGGTCTGGTCGGCAAACTTTTGTCTTTATTTGCCAG ACTATCAGTGAAGATGATTGCCTGCCCATGGACCAGTTTGCTGTGCATCTGTTGCCACACTTACTACACTTGGCATCTGACAAGGTTCCAAATGTTCGAGTCCTGCTCGCGAAAACATTAAAGCAAACCCTTTTAGAGAAAG AATATTTTCTCAATTCTGCCAACTCTCATCAAGAAGCTGTGGAACAGACAATTATGGCGCTTCAAATGGATGAGGACAGTGACGTCAAGTATTTTGCAAGCATCCACCCTGCCAGTACCAAAATTGCAGATGAT
- the PPP4R1 gene encoding serine/threonine-protein phosphatase 4 regulatory subunit 1 isoform X9, whose translation MVARSLLDTLKEVSDDERDCIAVLERISRLADDSEPTVRAELMEQVPHIAMFCQENRPSIPYAFSKYLLPIVVRYLADQNNQVRKTSQAALLVLLEQELIERYDVETKVCPVLIDLTAPDSNDDVKTEAVAIMCKMASMVGKDITERLVLPRFCEMCCDCRMFHVRKVCAANFGDICSVVGQQATEEMLLPRFFQLCSDNVWGVRKACAECFMAVSCATSQEVRRTKLSTLFINLISDPSRWVRQAAFQSLGPFISTFANPSSSGQYFKEEDGKNTEDCGSTQENSEQVRTTEDVTTEEEHNRTEDLSSHVDGDDLATKLENAMEDQNTVTNNSQRESDYQTESSFHCTLSSESCGEMADENEESSHCCTAGLQEAGLNSQETSLSEQELYNSFHFWRTPLPEIDIDFELQQTSDIKLDREIQELTMPVSPSIPMATRKELEEMIENLEPHIDDPDVKAQVEVLSAALRASSLDPQEETMASISKGTDSQTELTINDQQSFKPILGDIVPLIGDTVESMDSTLHYIHNDSDLSTNSSFSPEEERKSKVQDVVPQALLDQYLSMTDPSRAQTVDTEIAKHCAYSLPGVALTLGRQNWHCLKDTYETLASDMQWKVRRTLAFSIHELAVILGDQLTAGDLVPVFNGFLKDLDEVRIGVLKHLHDFLKLLHVDKRREYLYQLQEFLVTDNSRNWRFRAELAEQLILLLDLYSARDIYDYLRPIAFSLCADKVSSVRWISYKLVSEMVKKLYMASTSTFVVDLMNELVEKFCRCHKWSGRQTFVFICQTISEDDCLPMDQFAVHLLPHLLHLASDKVPNVRVLLAKTLKQTLLEKEYFLNSANSHQEAVEQTIMALQMDEDSDVKYFASIHPASTKIADDAMSTASSTY comes from the exons AGCCAACAGTGCGGGCAGAGCTGATGGAACAGGTGCCTCATATTGCTATGTTCTGTCAAGAAAACAGACCTTCAATCCCCTATGCTTTTTCCAAATACTTACTACCCATTGTGGTGCGATACCTCGCAGACCAGAATAACCAG GTAAGAAAAACAAGCCAGGCAGCACTGTTAGTTCTATTGGAGCAAGAACTCATAGAGAGATACGATGTGGAGACCAAAGTGTGTCCTGTTCTGATAGATCTGACAGCTCCAGACAGCAACGACGATGTGAAGACGGAGGCTGTGGCT ATTATGTGTAAAATGGCCTCCATGGTGGGAAAGGACATCACAGAAAGACTTGTTCTTCCTCGGTTTTGCGAGATGTGCTGTGACTGCAGAATGTTTCATGTTCGTAAG GTATGTGCAGCCAATTTTGGAGACATCTGCAGTGTGGTTGGACAGCAAGCCACTGAAGAAATGCTG CTGCCGAggtttttccagctctgctctgataaTGTGTGGGGAGTTAGGAAAGCCTGTGCTGAGTGCTTCATGGCAGTTTCTTGTGCAACATCACAGGAAGTCCGGAGGACAAAATTGTCAACCctttttattaatttgattAGTGATCCTTCACGATGG GTCCGCCAAGCAGCTTTTCAGTCTCTGGGGCCTTTCATATCAACTTTTGCTAATCCATCCAGCAGTGGCCAGTACTTTAAAGAAGAAGATGGTAAAAACACAGAAGATTGTGGTTCTACACAGGAAAATAG TGAACAAGTCAGGACCACAGAAGATGTCACAACAGAGGAAGAGCACAACAGGACAGAGGATCTGTCTTCACATGTTGATGGTGATGATCTTGCAACAAAACTTGAAAATGCCATGGAAGATCAAAATACAGTGACAAATAACTCCCAGAGGGAAAGTGATTACCAGACTGAGTCATCCTTCCATTGCACTTTATCTTCAGAATCTTGTGGGGAAATGGCGGATGAGAATGAGGAAAGTTCTCATTGCTGTACAGCAGGTCTGCAGGAGGCTGGACTGAATTCACAGGAAACCTCTCTTTCAGAGCAGGAATTGTACAACTCTTTCCATTTCTGGAGGACTCCACTTCCTGAAATAGATATTGACTTTGAGCTTCAGCAGACTTCTGATATAAAACTTGATAGAGAAATACAGGAACTCACTATGCCAGTGTCTCCAAGCATTCCTATGGCAACAAGGAAGGAATTAGAAGAAATGATAGAAAATTTGGAACCCCATATAGATGATCCAGATGTTAAAG CACAAGTGGAGGTGTTGTCTGCTGCGCTCAGAGCATCCAGTTTGGATCCTCAAGAAGAGACAATGGCCAGCATCAGCAAGGGAACAGATTCACAGACTGAACTAACCATCAATGACCAACAAAGTTTTAAACCTATACTGGGTGATATTGTGCCTTTAATTGGTGATACTGTTGAG agTATGGATTCTACACTTCACTATATTCATAATGATTCAGATTTGAGCACCAACAGTAGTTTCAGccctgaagaagaaagaaaatccaaagTACAG GATGTTGTACCTCAAGCCTTGCTGGATCAGTACTTATCAATGACTGATCCATCTCGCGCACAAACAGTCGATACCGAGATTGCCAAGCACTGTGCCTACAGCCTGCCAGGGGTGGCACTGACACTGGGCAGGCAGAATTGGCACTGTCTGAAAGACACCTATGAGACACTGGCATCTGACATGCAG TGGAAGGTTCGGCGGACACTGGCATTTTCTATACATGAACTTGCTGTCATCCTTGGAGACCAGCTTACGGCTGGAGATTTAGTTCCTGTCTTCAATGGCTTTTTGAAAGACCTGGATGAAGTCAGGATAGGTGTGCTTAAGCACTTGCATGACTTTCTGAAG CTTCTTCACGTTGACAAAAGACGAGAGTATCTTTATCAACTTCAGGAATTCCTGGTGACTGATAACAGCAGGAACTGGCGTTTCCGTGCTGAGCTGGCTGA GCAGTTGATCTTGCTTCTAGACCTGTACAGTGCCAGAGACATCTATGACTACTTACGACCTATTGCTTTCAGCCTCTGTGCAGACAAAGTGTCTTCTGTCCGTTGGATTTCCTACAAGCTG GTTAGTGAGATGGTAAAAAAGCTGTACATGGCTTCAACATCAACCTTCGTGGTAGACCTCATGAATGAGCTTGTTGAAAAGTTCTGTAGATGCCACAAATGGTCTGGTCGGCAAACTTTTGTCTTTATTTGCCAG ACTATCAGTGAAGATGATTGCCTGCCCATGGACCAGTTTGCTGTGCATCTGTTGCCACACTTACTACACTTGGCATCTGACAAGGTTCCAAATGTTCGAGTCCTGCTCGCGAAAACATTAAAGCAAACCCTTTTAGAGAAAG AATATTTTCTCAATTCTGCCAACTCTCATCAAGAAGCTGTGGAACAGACAATTATGGCGCTTCAAATGGATGAGGACAGTGACGTCAAGTATTTTGCAAGCATCCACCCTGCCAGTACCAAAATTGCAGATGAT
- the PPP4R1 gene encoding serine/threonine-protein phosphatase 4 regulatory subunit 1 isoform X5: MADLSLLQEDLQEDIDGSLDFVSQDEMLTPLGRLDKYAASENIFNRQMVARSLLDTLKEVSDDERDCIAVLERISRLADDSEPTVRAELMEQVPHIAMFCQENRPSIPYAFSKYLLPIVVRYLADQNNQVRKTSQAALLVLLEQELIERYDVETKVCPVLIDLTAPDSNDDVKTEAVAIMCKMASMVGKDITERLVLPRFCEMCCDCRMFHVRKVCAANFGDICSVVGQQATEEMLLPRFFQLCSDNVWGVRKACAECFMAVSCATSQEVRRTKLSTLFINLISDPSRWVRQAAFQSLGPFISTFANPSSSGQYFKEEDGKNTEDCGSTQENSEQVRTTEDVTTEEEHNRTEDLSSHVDGDDLATKLENAMEDQNTVTNNSQRESDYQTESSFHCTLSSESCGEMADENEESSHCCTAGLQEAGLNSQETSLSEQELYNSFHFWRTPLPEIDIDFELQQTSDIKLDREIQELTMPVSPSIPMATRKELEEMIENLEPHIDDPDVKAQVEVLSAALRASSLDPQEETMASISKGTDSQTELTINDQQSFKPILGDIVPLIGDTVESMDSTLHYIHNDSDLSTNSSFSPEEERKSKVQDVVPQALLDQYLSMTDPSRAQTVDTEIAKHCAYSLPGVALTLGRQNWHCLKDTYETLASDMQWKVRRTLAFSIHELAVILGDQLTAGDLVPVFNGFLKDLDEVRIGVLKHLHDFLKLLHVDKRREYLYQLQEFLVTDNSRNWRFRAELAEQLILLLDLYSARDIYDYLRPIAFSLCADKVSSVRWISYKLVSEMVKKLYMASTSTFVVDLMNELVEKFCRCHKWSGRQTFVFICQTISEDDCLPMDQFAVHLLPHLLHLASDKVPNVRVLLAKTLKQTLLEKEYFLNSANSHQEAVEQTIMALQMDEDSDVKYFASIHPASTKIADDAMSTASSTY; the protein is encoded by the exons AGCCAACAGTGCGGGCAGAGCTGATGGAACAGGTGCCTCATATTGCTATGTTCTGTCAAGAAAACAGACCTTCAATCCCCTATGCTTTTTCCAAATACTTACTACCCATTGTGGTGCGATACCTCGCAGACCAGAATAACCAG GTAAGAAAAACAAGCCAGGCAGCACTGTTAGTTCTATTGGAGCAAGAACTCATAGAGAGATACGATGTGGAGACCAAAGTGTGTCCTGTTCTGATAGATCTGACAGCTCCAGACAGCAACGACGATGTGAAGACGGAGGCTGTGGCT ATTATGTGTAAAATGGCCTCCATGGTGGGAAAGGACATCACAGAAAGACTTGTTCTTCCTCGGTTTTGCGAGATGTGCTGTGACTGCAGAATGTTTCATGTTCGTAAG GTATGTGCAGCCAATTTTGGAGACATCTGCAGTGTGGTTGGACAGCAAGCCACTGAAGAAATGCTG CTGCCGAggtttttccagctctgctctgataaTGTGTGGGGAGTTAGGAAAGCCTGTGCTGAGTGCTTCATGGCAGTTTCTTGTGCAACATCACAGGAAGTCCGGAGGACAAAATTGTCAACCctttttattaatttgattAGTGATCCTTCACGATGG GTCCGCCAAGCAGCTTTTCAGTCTCTGGGGCCTTTCATATCAACTTTTGCTAATCCATCCAGCAGTGGCCAGTACTTTAAAGAAGAAGATGGTAAAAACACAGAAGATTGTGGTTCTACACAGGAAAATAG TGAACAAGTCAGGACCACAGAAGATGTCACAACAGAGGAAGAGCACAACAGGACAGAGGATCTGTCTTCACATGTTGATGGTGATGATCTTGCAACAAAACTTGAAAATGCCATGGAAGATCAAAATACAGTGACAAATAACTCCCAGAGGGAAAGTGATTACCAGACTGAGTCATCCTTCCATTGCACTTTATCTTCAGAATCTTGTGGGGAAATGGCGGATGAGAATGAGGAAAGTTCTCATTGCTGTACAGCAGGTCTGCAGGAGGCTGGACTGAATTCACAGGAAACCTCTCTTTCAGAGCAGGAATTGTACAACTCTTTCCATTTCTGGAGGACTCCACTTCCTGAAATAGATATTGACTTTGAGCTTCAGCAGACTTCTGATATAAAACTTGATAGAGAAATACAGGAACTCACTATGCCAGTGTCTCCAAGCATTCCTATGGCAACAAGGAAGGAATTAGAAGAAATGATAGAAAATTTGGAACCCCATATAGATGATCCAGATGTTAAAG CACAAGTGGAGGTGTTGTCTGCTGCGCTCAGAGCATCCAGTTTGGATCCTCAAGAAGAGACAATGGCCAGCATCAGCAAGGGAACAGATTCACAGACTGAACTAACCATCAATGACCAACAAAGTTTTAAACCTATACTGGGTGATATTGTGCCTTTAATTGGTGATACTGTTGAG agTATGGATTCTACACTTCACTATATTCATAATGATTCAGATTTGAGCACCAACAGTAGTTTCAGccctgaagaagaaagaaaatccaaagTACAG GATGTTGTACCTCAAGCCTTGCTGGATCAGTACTTATCAATGACTGATCCATCTCGCGCACAAACAGTCGATACCGAGATTGCCAAGCACTGTGCCTACAGCCTGCCAGGGGTGGCACTGACACTGGGCAGGCAGAATTGGCACTGTCTGAAAGACACCTATGAGACACTGGCATCTGACATGCAG TGGAAGGTTCGGCGGACACTGGCATTTTCTATACATGAACTTGCTGTCATCCTTGGAGACCAGCTTACGGCTGGAGATTTAGTTCCTGTCTTCAATGGCTTTTTGAAAGACCTGGATGAAGTCAGGATAGGTGTGCTTAAGCACTTGCATGACTTTCTGAAG CTTCTTCACGTTGACAAAAGACGAGAGTATCTTTATCAACTTCAGGAATTCCTGGTGACTGATAACAGCAGGAACTGGCGTTTCCGTGCTGAGCTGGCTGA GCAGTTGATCTTGCTTCTAGACCTGTACAGTGCCAGAGACATCTATGACTACTTACGACCTATTGCTTTCAGCCTCTGTGCAGACAAAGTGTCTTCTGTCCGTTGGATTTCCTACAAGCTG GTTAGTGAGATGGTAAAAAAGCTGTACATGGCTTCAACATCAACCTTCGTGGTAGACCTCATGAATGAGCTTGTTGAAAAGTTCTGTAGATGCCACAAATGGTCTGGTCGGCAAACTTTTGTCTTTATTTGCCAG ACTATCAGTGAAGATGATTGCCTGCCCATGGACCAGTTTGCTGTGCATCTGTTGCCACACTTACTACACTTGGCATCTGACAAGGTTCCAAATGTTCGAGTCCTGCTCGCGAAAACATTAAAGCAAACCCTTTTAGAGAAAG AATATTTTCTCAATTCTGCCAACTCTCATCAAGAAGCTGTGGAACAGACAATTATGGCGCTTCAAATGGATGAGGACAGTGACGTCAAGTATTTTGCAAGCATCCACCCTGCCAGTACCAAAATTGCAGATGAT
- the PPP4R1 gene encoding serine/threonine-protein phosphatase 4 regulatory subunit 1 isoform X6 — translation MTRSRSRVGLRRALPRALDFVSQDEMLTPLGRLDKYAASENIFNRQMVARSLLDTLKEVSDDERDCIAVLERISRLADDSEPTVRAELMEQVPHIAMFCQENRPSIPYAFSKYLLPIVVRYLADQNNQVRKTSQAALLVLLEQELIERYDVETKVCPVLIDLTAPDSNDDVKTEAVAIMCKMASMVGKDITERLVLPRFCEMCCDCRMFHVRKVCAANFGDICSVVGQQATEEMLLPRFFQLCSDNVWGVRKACAECFMAVSCATSQEVRRTKLSTLFINLISDPSRWVRQAAFQSLGPFISTFANPSSSGQYFKEEDGKNTEDCGSTQENSEQVRTTEDVTTEEEHNRTEDLSSHVDGDDLATKLENAMEDQNTVTNNSQRESDYQTESSFHCTLSSESCGEMADENEESSHCCTAGLQEAGLNSQETSLSEQELYNSFHFWRTPLPEIDIDFELQQTSDIKLDREIQELTMPVSPSIPMATRKELEEMIENLEPHIDDPDVKAQVEVLSAALRASSLDPQEETMASISKGTDSQTELTINDQQSFKPILGDIVPLIGDTVESMDSTLHYIHNDSDLSTNSSFSPEEERKSKVQDVVPQALLDQYLSMTDPSRAQTVDTEIAKHCAYSLPGVALTLGRQNWHCLKDTYETLASDMQWKVRRTLAFSIHELAVILGDQLTAGDLVPVFNGFLKDLDEVRIGVLKHLHDFLKLLHVDKRREYLYQLQEFLVTDNSRNWRFRAELAEQLILLLDLYSARDIYDYLRPIAFSLCADKVSSVRWISYKLVSEMVKKLYMASTSTFVVDLMNELVEKFCRCHKWSGRQTFVFICQTISEDDCLPMDQFAVHLLPHLLHLASDKVPNVRVLLAKTLKQTLLEKEYFLNSANSHQEAVEQTIMALQMDEDSDVKYFASIHPASTKIADDAMSTASSTY, via the exons AGCCAACAGTGCGGGCAGAGCTGATGGAACAGGTGCCTCATATTGCTATGTTCTGTCAAGAAAACAGACCTTCAATCCCCTATGCTTTTTCCAAATACTTACTACCCATTGTGGTGCGATACCTCGCAGACCAGAATAACCAG GTAAGAAAAACAAGCCAGGCAGCACTGTTAGTTCTATTGGAGCAAGAACTCATAGAGAGATACGATGTGGAGACCAAAGTGTGTCCTGTTCTGATAGATCTGACAGCTCCAGACAGCAACGACGATGTGAAGACGGAGGCTGTGGCT ATTATGTGTAAAATGGCCTCCATGGTGGGAAAGGACATCACAGAAAGACTTGTTCTTCCTCGGTTTTGCGAGATGTGCTGTGACTGCAGAATGTTTCATGTTCGTAAG GTATGTGCAGCCAATTTTGGAGACATCTGCAGTGTGGTTGGACAGCAAGCCACTGAAGAAATGCTG CTGCCGAggtttttccagctctgctctgataaTGTGTGGGGAGTTAGGAAAGCCTGTGCTGAGTGCTTCATGGCAGTTTCTTGTGCAACATCACAGGAAGTCCGGAGGACAAAATTGTCAACCctttttattaatttgattAGTGATCCTTCACGATGG GTCCGCCAAGCAGCTTTTCAGTCTCTGGGGCCTTTCATATCAACTTTTGCTAATCCATCCAGCAGTGGCCAGTACTTTAAAGAAGAAGATGGTAAAAACACAGAAGATTGTGGTTCTACACAGGAAAATAG TGAACAAGTCAGGACCACAGAAGATGTCACAACAGAGGAAGAGCACAACAGGACAGAGGATCTGTCTTCACATGTTGATGGTGATGATCTTGCAACAAAACTTGAAAATGCCATGGAAGATCAAAATACAGTGACAAATAACTCCCAGAGGGAAAGTGATTACCAGACTGAGTCATCCTTCCATTGCACTTTATCTTCAGAATCTTGTGGGGAAATGGCGGATGAGAATGAGGAAAGTTCTCATTGCTGTACAGCAGGTCTGCAGGAGGCTGGACTGAATTCACAGGAAACCTCTCTTTCAGAGCAGGAATTGTACAACTCTTTCCATTTCTGGAGGACTCCACTTCCTGAAATAGATATTGACTTTGAGCTTCAGCAGACTTCTGATATAAAACTTGATAGAGAAATACAGGAACTCACTATGCCAGTGTCTCCAAGCATTCCTATGGCAACAAGGAAGGAATTAGAAGAAATGATAGAAAATTTGGAACCCCATATAGATGATCCAGATGTTAAAG CACAAGTGGAGGTGTTGTCTGCTGCGCTCAGAGCATCCAGTTTGGATCCTCAAGAAGAGACAATGGCCAGCATCAGCAAGGGAACAGATTCACAGACTGAACTAACCATCAATGACCAACAAAGTTTTAAACCTATACTGGGTGATATTGTGCCTTTAATTGGTGATACTGTTGAG agTATGGATTCTACACTTCACTATATTCATAATGATTCAGATTTGAGCACCAACAGTAGTTTCAGccctgaagaagaaagaaaatccaaagTACAG GATGTTGTACCTCAAGCCTTGCTGGATCAGTACTTATCAATGACTGATCCATCTCGCGCACAAACAGTCGATACCGAGATTGCCAAGCACTGTGCCTACAGCCTGCCAGGGGTGGCACTGACACTGGGCAGGCAGAATTGGCACTGTCTGAAAGACACCTATGAGACACTGGCATCTGACATGCAG TGGAAGGTTCGGCGGACACTGGCATTTTCTATACATGAACTTGCTGTCATCCTTGGAGACCAGCTTACGGCTGGAGATTTAGTTCCTGTCTTCAATGGCTTTTTGAAAGACCTGGATGAAGTCAGGATAGGTGTGCTTAAGCACTTGCATGACTTTCTGAAG CTTCTTCACGTTGACAAAAGACGAGAGTATCTTTATCAACTTCAGGAATTCCTGGTGACTGATAACAGCAGGAACTGGCGTTTCCGTGCTGAGCTGGCTGA GCAGTTGATCTTGCTTCTAGACCTGTACAGTGCCAGAGACATCTATGACTACTTACGACCTATTGCTTTCAGCCTCTGTGCAGACAAAGTGTCTTCTGTCCGTTGGATTTCCTACAAGCTG GTTAGTGAGATGGTAAAAAAGCTGTACATGGCTTCAACATCAACCTTCGTGGTAGACCTCATGAATGAGCTTGTTGAAAAGTTCTGTAGATGCCACAAATGGTCTGGTCGGCAAACTTTTGTCTTTATTTGCCAG ACTATCAGTGAAGATGATTGCCTGCCCATGGACCAGTTTGCTGTGCATCTGTTGCCACACTTACTACACTTGGCATCTGACAAGGTTCCAAATGTTCGAGTCCTGCTCGCGAAAACATTAAAGCAAACCCTTTTAGAGAAAG AATATTTTCTCAATTCTGCCAACTCTCATCAAGAAGCTGTGGAACAGACAATTATGGCGCTTCAAATGGATGAGGACAGTGACGTCAAGTATTTTGCAAGCATCCACCCTGCCAGTACCAAAATTGCAGATGAT